Proteins encoded in a region of the Candidatus Eisenbacteria bacterium genome:
- the sufB gene encoding Fe-S cluster assembly protein SufB, with product MADALDVSREGYTEKYGFHDDEQHVFKIRKGLDASIVEEISRMKGEPDWMREFRLKSLDIFMKKPMPNWGGDLSGIDFQDIYYYVKPTDQESRTWEDIPADMKRTFDRLGIPEAEQKFLSGVGAQYDSEVVYHRIKEDLEKKGVVFLSCDHGLKERPELFREYFGKLIPPSDNKFAALNSAVWSGGSFIYVPKGVRVDVPLQAYFRINTKDMGQFERTLIIVDEGAYVHYVEGCTAPTYSSDSLHSAVVEIYVRPGGRCRYTTIQNWSNNVYNLVTKRAAAYRDATMEWVDGNLGSKLTMKYPAVHLMEPGAKAEVLSIAFAGKGQHQDAGAKAVHFASNTTSSVVSKSISQGGGRAGYRGLVKIAKGAVDCKSTVRCDALILDDQSRSDTYPTMEIEEDRVSVGHEATVSKIGEEQMFYLMSRGLSEAEASAMIVSGFIEPVVKELPMEYAVEMNRLIQLQMEGSVG from the coding sequence ATGGCGGACGCGTTGGATGTTTCGCGCGAAGGCTACACCGAGAAATACGGGTTCCACGATGACGAGCAGCACGTGTTCAAGATCCGCAAGGGCCTGGACGCGTCCATCGTGGAGGAGATCTCGCGCATGAAGGGCGAGCCGGACTGGATGCGGGAATTCCGGTTGAAGTCGCTCGACATCTTCATGAAGAAGCCCATGCCCAACTGGGGCGGCGACCTCTCGGGCATCGACTTCCAGGACATCTACTACTATGTGAAGCCCACCGACCAGGAGTCCCGCACCTGGGAGGACATCCCGGCGGACATGAAGCGGACCTTCGACCGCCTGGGGATCCCCGAGGCGGAGCAGAAGTTCCTGTCGGGCGTCGGCGCGCAGTACGACTCCGAGGTGGTGTACCACCGCATCAAGGAGGACCTCGAGAAGAAGGGCGTGGTGTTCCTGTCGTGCGATCACGGCCTGAAGGAACGGCCCGAGCTGTTCCGGGAGTACTTCGGCAAGCTGATCCCGCCCTCCGACAACAAGTTCGCGGCGCTGAACTCGGCCGTGTGGTCCGGCGGGTCGTTCATCTACGTCCCCAAGGGCGTGCGGGTGGACGTGCCGCTGCAGGCGTACTTCCGCATCAACACCAAGGACATGGGACAGTTCGAGCGCACGCTGATCATCGTGGACGAGGGCGCCTACGTGCACTACGTGGAAGGCTGCACCGCGCCCACGTACTCCAGCGACTCGCTGCACTCGGCGGTGGTGGAGATCTATGTGCGCCCCGGCGGGCGCTGCCGCTACACCACCATCCAGAACTGGTCGAACAACGTGTACAACCTGGTGACCAAGCGCGCCGCCGCCTACCGCGACGCCACCATGGAGTGGGTGGACGGCAACCTGGGCAGCAAGCTGACCATGAAATACCCCGCGGTGCACCTGATGGAGCCGGGCGCGAAGGCGGAGGTGCTTTCGATCGCCTTCGCGGGCAAGGGCCAGCACCAGGACGCCGGGGCCAAGGCGGTGCACTTCGCCTCCAACACCACCTCCAGCGTGGTGTCCAAGTCCATCTCGCAGGGCGGCGGCCGCGCCGGCTATCGCGGGCTGGTGAAGATCGCCAAGGGGGCGGTGGACTGCAAGTCCACGGTGCGCTGCGACGCCCTGATCCTGGACGACCAGTCGCGCTCCGACACCTACCCGACGATGGAGATCGAGGAGGACCGCGTTTCGGTGGGCCACGAGGCCACCGTCTCCAAGATCGGGGAGGAGCAGATGTTCTACCTGATGAGCCGGGGCCTGAGCGAAGCCGAGGCGTCCGCGATGATCGTGAGCGGCTTCATCGAGCCGGTGGTGAAGGAACTGCCGATGGAGTACGCCGTGGAAATGAACCGGCTGATCCAGCTGCAGATGGAAGGATCGGTGGGTTGA
- the sufD gene encoding Fe-S cluster assembly protein SufD, protein MAILKRSPATRELPATFGEEALRALPSAAKEPAWLSARRREALERAAERAFPMRDDPQWRRTDPARFRLDGLTPAPAAGPGSGEALNALLRDLPQAEGRGGLVATVDGVVVREDVSPEVAAAGTVLAGFDSAARGHGDMLQAGLPPATARADRWSHLNAAFVTGGALVRVPRGATVEAPLWVLHRVDAPGRAAFLHTVIHVEAGASVTVVELLHGDDAAASLAHQELDVRVEAGGRLRYLRIQELGAATAFLSSERLLLERDASAEWGWGALGAAVARSEMTASLRGEGSHAVLAGFYHGAGTRHLDHRTFQDHVKGHTTSDLLYKGALEQRGSSVYTGLIKVHKDAQRSDAYQANRNLLLADTARADSIPSLEIEANDVRCTHGATVGQLDEEQLFYLRSRGIRRSEAARLIVEGFYEPVFDRLGAESLRDLARARLTGRLIL, encoded by the coding sequence ATGGCCATCCTCAAGAGGTCCCCGGCGACCCGGGAACTGCCTGCCACATTCGGCGAGGAGGCGCTGCGGGCGTTGCCGTCCGCGGCGAAGGAGCCCGCATGGCTCTCGGCCCGGCGCCGCGAGGCGCTGGAGCGCGCCGCCGAACGGGCATTCCCGATGCGCGACGACCCGCAGTGGCGCCGCACCGACCCGGCGCGCTTCCGGCTCGACGGGCTCACCCCCGCGCCCGCGGCGGGCCCGGGCTCCGGCGAGGCGCTGAACGCGCTGCTCCGCGACCTGCCGCAGGCCGAGGGGCGTGGCGGCCTGGTGGCCACGGTGGACGGGGTGGTCGTCCGGGAGGACGTCTCCCCGGAAGTGGCGGCCGCCGGCACGGTGCTGGCCGGGTTCGATTCCGCCGCGCGCGGGCACGGCGACATGCTGCAGGCCGGCCTGCCTCCGGCCACCGCGCGCGCGGACCGCTGGTCCCACCTGAACGCCGCGTTCGTCACCGGCGGCGCGCTGGTGCGCGTGCCGCGCGGTGCCACGGTGGAGGCCCCGCTCTGGGTCCTGCACCGGGTGGACGCCCCGGGCCGCGCCGCGTTCCTGCACACCGTGATCCACGTCGAGGCCGGGGCCTCCGTCACCGTGGTGGAGTTGCTCCACGGGGACGACGCCGCGGCCTCGCTGGCGCATCAGGAACTGGACGTGCGGGTGGAGGCGGGCGGCCGGCTGCGCTACCTGCGCATCCAGGAGCTGGGGGCCGCCACCGCGTTCCTCTCCAGCGAGCGGCTCCTGCTGGAGCGCGACGCCAGCGCCGAGTGGGGCTGGGGGGCGTTGGGCGCGGCGGTGGCCCGTTCCGAGATGACCGCGAGCCTGCGCGGCGAGGGATCACACGCGGTGCTGGCGGGCTTCTACCACGGCGCCGGCACGCGCCACCTGGACCACCGCACGTTCCAGGACCACGTAAAGGGCCACACCACCTCGGACCTGCTGTACAAGGGAGCGCTGGAGCAGAGAGGCAGCTCGGTGTACACCGGCCTGATCAAGGTGCACAAGGACGCGCAGCGCTCCGACGCCTACCAGGCCAACCGCAACCTGCTCCTGGCCGACACCGCGCGCGCGGACTCGATCCCCTCGCTGGAGATCGAGGCCAACGACGTGCGCTGCACCCACGGCGCCACCGTGGGCCAGCTCGACGAGGAGCAGCTGTTCTACCTCCGCAGCCGCGGCATCCGGCGCTCCGAGGCGGCGCGCCTGATCGTGGAGGGGTTCTACGAGCCGGTGTTCGACCGCCTGGGCGCGGAATCGCTGCGCGACCTGGCGCGCGCGCGGCTCACCGGGAGGCTGATCTTGTGA
- the sufS gene encoding SufS family cysteine desulfurase, translated as MTPSTREGLESLRAEFPILARRIHGKPLVYLDSAATSQKPRAVLRVMEHFYEHTNSNIHRGVYSLSEEATALFEGARSRVARFLGVPARELVFTRNATEAVNLVSYAWARSTLKAGDAVVLTEMEHHANLVPWHILRDERGIELRYIPVTPEGRLDLSGLDRLLDGAKLLGVTHVSNVVGTINPVRDLAARAHAAGALVLVDGAQSAPHLPLSVPELGCDFFAFTGHKMLGPTGIGGLWARRELLEAMPPFMGGGDMIREVRLTGSRWNEVPHKFEAGTPAIAEAVGLGAAVDFMEAAGRETVHAHEQALVRLALERLAEIPGLTVLGPPAAERCALAAFTVDGVHPHDIAAVLDREGVAVRAGHHCAMPLHEKLGVHASARASFHVYNQASDVDALLRGLRKAVDLFRA; from the coding sequence ATGACGCCATCGACCCGGGAGGGCCTGGAATCGCTGCGCGCGGAGTTCCCCATCCTCGCGCGCAGGATCCACGGCAAGCCGCTGGTCTACCTCGACAGCGCCGCCACCAGCCAGAAGCCGCGGGCGGTGCTCCGGGTCATGGAGCATTTCTACGAGCACACCAACTCGAACATCCACCGCGGCGTGTATTCACTCAGCGAGGAGGCCACGGCGCTCTTCGAGGGGGCGCGCTCGCGCGTGGCGCGCTTCCTGGGGGTGCCCGCCCGGGAACTGGTGTTCACCCGCAATGCCACCGAGGCGGTGAACCTGGTCTCGTACGCCTGGGCCCGCTCCACGCTCAAGGCCGGCGATGCCGTGGTGCTCACCGAGATGGAGCACCACGCGAACCTGGTTCCGTGGCACATCCTGCGCGACGAGCGCGGCATCGAGCTCCGCTACATCCCCGTCACCCCCGAGGGCCGGCTGGACCTCTCCGGCCTCGACCGGCTGCTGGACGGGGCGAAGCTGCTGGGGGTGACCCACGTCTCCAACGTGGTCGGCACCATCAACCCGGTGCGCGACCTGGCGGCCCGCGCCCACGCGGCCGGCGCCCTGGTGCTGGTGGACGGCGCCCAGAGCGCGCCGCACCTGCCGCTGTCGGTGCCGGAACTGGGCTGCGATTTCTTCGCCTTCACCGGGCACAAGATGCTCGGGCCGACCGGTATCGGCGGCCTGTGGGCGCGCCGCGAGCTGCTGGAGGCCATGCCGCCGTTCATGGGTGGCGGGGACATGATCCGCGAGGTGCGCCTCACGGGCTCGCGGTGGAACGAAGTCCCGCACAAGTTCGAGGCCGGCACGCCGGCGATCGCCGAGGCGGTGGGGCTGGGGGCGGCGGTGGACTTCATGGAGGCGGCGGGCCGGGAGACGGTCCACGCCCACGAGCAGGCGCTGGTGAGGCTCGCGCTGGAGCGTCTGGCCGAAATCCCCGGGCTCACCGTGCTGGGCCCGCCGGCCGCCGAGCGTTGCGCCCTGGCGGCCTTCACCGTGGACGGGGTGCACCCCCACGACATCGCCGCGGTCCTGGACCGGGAGGGCGTGGCGGTGCGCGCCGGCCACCACTGTGCCATGCCGCTGCACGAGAAACTGGGCGTGCACGCCAGTGCGCGGGCCAGCTTCCACGTGTATAATCAGGCCTCGGACGTGGACGCGCTGCTGCGCGGGCTGCGCAAGGCCGTGGACCTCTTCAGGGCGTAG
- a CDS encoding SUF system NifU family Fe-S cluster assembly protein yields the protein MEDLYREHILDHYKHPRNRGTIENPDITFEDSNPLCGDELRIDMRVENGVVVDVKFSGNGCSISQAAASMLTERIKGQPVEALKGISREAILEDLGIALGPVRLKCALLALKVMKGGVYGIHEWPGEGPSGEGDAGEPGAETGQRD from the coding sequence GTGGAAGACCTGTACCGGGAGCACATTCTCGACCACTACAAGCACCCCCGGAACCGGGGCACGATCGAGAACCCCGACATCACCTTCGAGGACTCCAACCCGCTGTGCGGCGACGAGCTGCGCATCGACATGCGGGTGGAGAACGGCGTGGTGGTGGACGTGAAATTCTCCGGGAACGGCTGCTCCATCAGCCAGGCCGCGGCCTCCATGCTCACCGAGCGGATCAAGGGCCAGCCGGTGGAGGCGCTGAAGGGCATTTCCCGCGAGGCGATCCTGGAGGACCTGGGCATCGCCCTCGGTCCGGTGCGGTTGAAGTGCGCGCTGCTGGCGCTCAAGGTGATGAAGGGTGGCGTGTACGGCATCCACGAGTGGCCCGGGGAGGGTCCGTCCGGGGAAGGCGACGCCGGGGAGCCCGGAGCGGAGACCGGGCAGCGCGACTGA
- a CDS encoding metal-sulfur cluster assembly factor, translated as MATEAEIRTALEEVMDPELLLSVVDLGMVREVRLGMDGHPTEVDLILTTPFCPYGPMLVEQITAVVERVTAGPAKVDVLADPWDPSMMPDPSLLGHW; from the coding sequence GTGGCCACCGAAGCCGAAATCCGAACCGCGCTCGAAGAGGTGATGGACCCGGAGCTGCTGCTCTCGGTGGTGGACCTCGGCATGGTCCGCGAGGTGCGCCTCGGCATGGACGGCCACCCCACCGAGGTGGACCTCATCCTCACCACGCCCTTCTGTCCCTACGGGCCCATGCTGGTGGAGCAGATCACCGCCGTCGTGGAGCGCGTCACCGCCGGCCCCGCCAAGGTGGACGTGCTGGCCGATCCGTGGGACCCCTCCATGATGCCCGACCCCTCGCTGCTGGGGCACTGGTAG
- a CDS encoding S8 family serine peptidase produces MAARIAAIRAVLRCSLLFPALLCQPAVPVRAEIVPGRVVVGLASGAGSAPLAARARAWGLAAPRPDPSREAGLAPLGAVVLEVPAGTERSWAARLRDEPGIRYAEPDALFHAAIAPSDSLYPRQWHLRNSGQLQPGTAGHDLGAEPAWNRVRDSGFLLIGVLDSGSDFAHPDLGTNLFRRPVRRPPAPGEPADPFPGDTLGWNFISNTPDPTDDFGHGTGVAGVLGALGDNRRGVAGVLWRTQLLSVKVLGARGTGSGTQIAAGVVYAVDSGARILNLSVSGEDFSTPLRDALAYARDRGALAVLAAGNDGANLDVSPRYPASFDLDNLVVVGASDLADTLLLFSGRGSRVTLSAPGIEIWTTKRGGGYEAASGTSFAAPQAAAAAALYWTLRPWENYRQVMDALAAAVKPVEGLAGKVATGGRLDLAHLVDEALGDSFPPARAVDLAPLLLGVNRATCTLTAPGEDGRRGRAAAYEARWSTAPLGEASFDTAQPVVVARRPAFGGSRDTVVFSGLPPRRTVHLALRALDRYHTRGPVSNDVVVTLQAPPTIMVSPASLAVQVSAGANASRFFRIHNLGDARLDGSLPPFDAPGVAWGISVVGIDLFKIAAHDSARVRVDVDATDIAEGSTVVFRSEIRSNDPESPRVPFEVSVTATAPKTSGDRDSAATPGGVAKSPAIAGRAEDYRVTPMPMAPGAAARFRLGASWAAVAGFRARVLDVAGREAARLEAPAAGRDPVLEWGGRLRSGVPAASGIYFLEVGGAGRRQVTRFLRLR; encoded by the coding sequence ATGGCCGCCCGGATCGCCGCGATCCGCGCCGTGCTCCGCTGCTCGCTGCTCTTCCCGGCGCTCCTGTGCCAGCCAGCCGTGCCGGTTCGCGCGGAGATCGTGCCCGGCCGCGTCGTGGTGGGCCTGGCATCGGGCGCCGGCTCCGCGCCCCTCGCGGCGCGGGCGCGCGCCTGGGGCCTGGCCGCGCCCCGCCCGGATCCCTCGCGGGAGGCCGGGCTGGCGCCGCTGGGCGCGGTCGTGCTCGAGGTCCCCGCGGGCACCGAGCGCTCCTGGGCCGCGCGGCTGCGGGACGAGCCCGGGATCCGCTATGCCGAGCCGGACGCGCTGTTCCATGCGGCCATCGCGCCCTCCGACTCGCTCTACCCGCGCCAGTGGCACCTGCGCAACTCCGGCCAGCTGCAGCCGGGCACTGCCGGACACGACCTCGGCGCGGAGCCGGCCTGGAATCGGGTGCGCGACTCCGGCTTCCTGCTGATCGGCGTGCTGGATTCCGGCTCGGACTTCGCGCACCCCGACCTCGGCACCAACCTCTTCCGCCGCCCGGTGCGCCGGCCCCCGGCTCCCGGCGAACCCGCGGACCCGTTCCCGGGCGACACCCTGGGGTGGAACTTCATCTCCAACACCCCCGACCCGACGGACGACTTCGGGCACGGCACCGGCGTGGCCGGCGTGCTCGGCGCGCTGGGCGACAACCGGCGCGGCGTGGCCGGGGTGCTGTGGCGCACCCAGCTGCTCAGCGTGAAGGTGCTCGGTGCCCGGGGCACGGGCAGCGGGACGCAGATCGCCGCCGGGGTGGTGTACGCGGTGGACTCGGGCGCCCGCATCCTCAATCTCAGCGTGTCCGGGGAGGACTTCTCCACCCCGCTGCGCGACGCGCTGGCCTACGCGCGCGACCGCGGCGCGCTGGCGGTGCTGGCCGCAGGCAACGACGGTGCCAACCTGGACGTGAGCCCCAGGTACCCGGCTTCCTTCGACCTCGACAACCTGGTGGTGGTCGGGGCCAGCGACCTGGCCGACACGCTGTTGCTGTTCTCCGGCCGCGGCAGCCGCGTGACGCTGTCGGCGCCGGGCATCGAGATCTGGACCACGAAGCGGGGGGGAGGCTACGAGGCGGCCAGCGGCACCTCGTTCGCCGCGCCGCAGGCGGCCGCGGCCGCGGCGCTGTACTGGACACTCCGGCCGTGGGAGAACTACCGCCAGGTGATGGATGCCCTGGCAGCCGCGGTAAAACCCGTGGAGGGGCTGGCGGGCAAGGTGGCGACCGGCGGCCGCCTGGACCTGGCGCACCTGGTGGACGAGGCGCTGGGGGACTCGTTCCCGCCGGCGCGGGCCGTGGACCTGGCGCCGCTGCTGCTGGGAGTGAACCGCGCCACCTGCACGCTTACCGCTCCCGGCGAGGACGGCCGGCGCGGGCGCGCCGCCGCCTACGAAGCGCGCTGGTCCACTGCTCCGCTGGGCGAAGCCTCATTCGACACCGCACAGCCCGTGGTCGTGGCGCGCCGGCCGGCGTTCGGTGGCTCGCGCGACACGGTGGTCTTCTCCGGGCTGCCGCCGCGGCGGACGGTGCACCTGGCGCTGCGCGCGCTGGACCGCTACCACACGCGCGGGCCGGTCTCCAACGACGTGGTGGTGACCCTGCAGGCGCCGCCCACCATCATGGTGTCGCCGGCTTCGCTGGCGGTGCAGGTTTCCGCGGGCGCCAACGCCTCGAGGTTCTTCAGGATCCACAACCTCGGGGACGCGAGACTGGACGGTTCGCTGCCGCCCTTCGACGCGCCCGGGGTGGCGTGGGGGATCTCGGTGGTGGGAATCGACCTGTTCAAGATCGCCGCGCACGACTCGGCCCGGGTGCGCGTGGACGTGGACGCCACCGACATCGCCGAGGGCAGCACCGTGGTGTTCCGCTCCGAGATCCGGTCCAACGACCCGGAGTCACCGCGGGTGCCGTTCGAAGTGAGTGTCACCGCGACGGCGCCGAAGACGTCCGGGGACCGCGACTCGGCCGCGACCCCCGGGGGGGTGGCGAAGTCCCCGGCCATCGCCGGGCGCGCCGAAGACTACCGTGTCACCCCGATGCCCATGGCCCCGGGCGCCGCGGCGCGGTTCCGACTCGGCGCCTCGTGGGCCGCGGTGGCGGGCTTTCGAGCCCGGGTGCTGGATGTGGCCGGCCGTGAGGCGGCGCGACTCGAGGCCCCCGCGGCAGGCCGGGATCC